tatatttataaccgtCCATTACATTACCATAAATTCTTTAGTactaatttataaactgttacaCTGAAGATTTGTAATGtcttactgttatttataatcataataatatttaggatATATAGCGTAATATTAAATAAGCTTGTTAGAGATGGACGGAGTGTGTGATGCCGGCCAATAGCCCAGCCGAGCAACAGttgaattagcactctgataagGGCTGTTTGTTGATGACTGTACACCTTCTAGTATCGTGCCTTTAAACTACTCTCCTCTCAGAAGCAGACGCTTGTGTACTGTTGTGATAAACACTGACGAGCACCTCTGCCTATCAATATTCAATATGAAAGACAAAGTTCAGTTTGAAATACTGTAATAGTTTTGACTGCAACGGCTCTCTTAGCATAtgtatttgaacaaaaatttatGAACAATATGGGAGAGCGGTTGACTAAACGACGTAAGGCATAGTTTTAGAAACTATGTTAATGAAGGTGCAGGTCCTTATCCTGCCTGAGCTTCagtatatttgattatattattcaCCTTGTACTAATTTGAATATTTCCATTAATCTCTTTGTTCTCCACTTGTCTTTCAAAAATAGGCATAGTGACGTCAAAGAATGAGCACATTCGTAAACATTATAAACACCAAATATGTAGCAGACCCTTGACTAAAACGGCACCTCACTCAGGACCATGGGCCGGGTTGGGAACTCTCGTATGTGTGCTGCGATATTGAGTTTAGTTGTCGTGAGTACAAGTACTCTCTCAAGAGAGCTAAGGCTCATTTTGAGGAGCAGCACCAGGGAACACCATTTGAGGTGGGGGATGAGGACGAGTTGGGGATCGCTTCAACATCCTTTGACGGCCTGCAGGACCTCATTTTGCGGGTCGCCACCCCTGCTCGTCCTACACAGGAGTCTCAGGCGTCACCTGCCCCCACATCTTCATCATCATCTTCCCCTGAGTCGCCGCCCACCCTCCAGCGGGCTGGATCAGCGGCGGCAAGAGCGCGGAATGCCCTGAGACGTCGCCGTCTGCCAGAGGATCGGGAATTGACCCCTCCCAGGGTCCCCTTAGACCACCCTCCACCTGCTGGACTACCTTCTCCGCCCTCTCCGCCGCCGCCTCTGCCTTCACCGGTACATCCGCCCTTGGCACCGCCTCCACCTTCGCCGGAGCCTTCGCCCGGCCGCCCCCCTTTGCCGGACCCCCCACCATCTCCGGCTGCGCCGTGTCACGGAGCCATGCCGCTTGGCCGTCGCTCACCTGGAGCTCCAGACCCTCCGCCTGATCCTCCGTCGCCTGGGTTACCTCCTGGCTCTCCTGCTGAGCTTCCTGACCACCTCACAGCTTGGCAGCGTCAGTGGCTGCCCCGATTCATCCCGGGGACCCCATGGGACGAGTTCATCGTCGCTCTGGATGGTTCAGTTCACTCTCGACGGCACCGCAGCCCACAAATCCTCCTAGGCTTCCTCGTCGCCGTGCTGCTGCCGCGCCGCGTGACAATCGCCGGGACGTCAGGGAGGCCGCAAGGCTCCAGCGCCTCTACCGACGGGCTCCTCGGAAAGCGATGAGGGAAGTTCTGGGCTCCTCATCGCCATTTTGCTCCATCCCTGAGGAGGCCATTAAGCGACACTTTGAGGCTTCCTATTCCTCAAGAGATGGATGTGCCGGTGTCCCTCCACCGAATTGCCTGGTCCCTCCCGCTCTGCACCCCCCTCCACTGCTTGACTCTGCACTACCTGAGGAGGTTTCCCTCCTGCTGAGGAGGGCCTCTAATACGGCTCCTGGCCCTGATGGGGTCCGCTACAACGTGTGGCGCCGTAGAGACCCGACAGGACACGTGCTGGCGGCTGTATTCAACCTCTGCATCGCCGCCAGACGATTCCCACCATCCTGGAAGTCCTCCTCTACGGTGCTAATACACAAGAAGGACAACCCTGGCGACATCAACAACTGGCGTCCCATCGCCCTCTCCAACACTGCGGGGAAGCTCCTCTGCAGTCTCCTGGCGGATCGTCTCTCCAGGTGGGCCTCCGACAACAACCTTATTTCTGGGGCTCAGAAGGGGTTCACCCCAGCGGAGGGCTGCCTGGAACATAACTTCATCCTCCAGGAACTCCTCGATGACGCAAGGAGGCGTGGGAGCGAGCTCTGCGTGGCGTGGTTCGACCTCGCCAACGCCTTCGGCAGTGTCCCCCACTCCGCCCTCCTCGCCGCGCTCCGTTCTGCGGGGCTGTCGCAAGACCAGCTGCGATTCATCGAGGACTTATACCAGGGGAGCTCTACTTCCATTCGCCACTCCAGAGGATCGACTGACCCCATCGCCTTTGGAGCTGGAGTTCGCCAGGGCTGCCCACTCTCCCCCATCCTCTTCAATCTGGTGATGGAGTACCTGATTCGGCCGCTCACTGCACTGGAGGACCAACATGGAGCAGTACTCCACGGCACCAGCGTCAGCGTCCTGGCATACGCTGATGATCTTGCCCTTGTGGCGAGGTCGGAGGCGTCTCTTCAGGCTCTGCTGGACGTCGTCATCCCAGCTGCGACGTGGGTTGGACTCCGGTTCAAGCCCACCAAGTGTGCCACGCTCCATGTTGCCCGGAGGACTACTAGACCTTCAGTCTTCCGGATCTACGGTGCGCCGCTTCGGGTCCTCGGAGAAGGGGATTCCTACCAACATCTTGGAGTCCCCACCGGGATGAAGGTGGACCAAACCCCGGTCGCCACCATCGCCAGATTGGAAGCCGAGACTGAGGCCGTCCTTCGGAGTGTGCTGGCGCCTTGGCAGAAGCTGCACGCCTTGCGGACTTTCATCATTCCGCAGTTAGAGTTCAACTTGAAGACCGCGCGGATCCGCAAGACTGCACTTAGGAGCCTGGACAGTAAGATCAAGTGTGGTGTGAAGAAGATCTTCAACGTCCCTTCACGCGCCAGTGCCGAGTTGGTCTATCTCCCACCTTCCTGCGGCGGGGCTGGACTCGTCCCGCTGGCCGACCTCTCGGACCTGGCCGCCATCAACCACGCGTTCAGGCTCCTCACCTCACCGGATGCCAGGGTGGCATCGCTTGCCTTGGAGGGATTGGCGGCCTCTGCGGGCCAAAGGAGTGCTGCCCGCGCTGGAATGGAGTTCCTTGTGGGATACCTCAACGGCGACTTCCCCGGGAACTCCAATGTTGCCACCACTTTTTCTGCCGCGCGGGCGGCTCTGAATAGGCTGAAGAAGCGCTTGCCTGACTTGCGCTGGGGCTGGTGTGCCGGCAGGGCAACATTCCAAATCACGATCCCTGGGGATAGGGCTCTCAGGATCGTCGACAGGGGCTCCCGTCACGCGCTGTCGGCCAGTCTGCGCTCCTCGCTGCAGCAACACTTCAGGGCCACCCTTTCCGCGAAACCCGACCAGGGAAGGGTGGCCAGGGTCACCACCACCTGCGCCACGGCCAACCACATGCTGCACGAGGGACGCTACACACGCTTTGCGGACTGGCGGTTTGTTCACCGGGCCAGGTTGAATGTCCTCCCTCTCAACGGCTGCCGGCGCTGGGGAGTCAACGATCGGCGTTGTAGGCGGTGTGGTCAACACGACGAGACCACCGCCCACGTGCTCTGCCACTGCACCTCCAGCCTCGCTACTGGCATCACGCGAAGACACAACGCCGTCCAGGATCTCCTCGTCGCTGCCATCAGACCTGCGGAGGGAGTTGAGGTCCGCGTGAACCAGCGGGTGCCCCTACAAGCGCTGCTCCAAGGCCGAGACGATTTTCCGGAGGAGATGGTGCGCTGCCGTCCGGATGTGGTGATGATCGACGCCCACAACAAGATCGTCAAGATCGTCGACATCGCAGTTCCGTACGAGGACGGCTGGCGGGCCATCGAGGCTGCGCGGGAGAGGAAGCTGGACACCTATGGACCACTCGCCCGGATGCTGACGGCCGGAGGCTACAGGACTTCCGTGGACGCCTTCATCGTCGGCTCCCTGGGTGCGTGGGACAGCGCCAACTGGGGGACCCTGGCACGCCTCGGGGTTCACCGTAGATACGGCACATCCCTCTCCCGTCGCTGCGTCTCCGAGGCCATTCGCTGGAGCCGAGACATATATGTCACCCATGTATCCGGCGTCCAGCAGTGGCAAGACT
The Homalodisca vitripennis isolate AUS2020 chromosome 1, UT_GWSS_2.1, whole genome shotgun sequence DNA segment above includes these coding regions:
- the LOC124369453 gene encoding basic proline-rich protein-like; the encoded protein is MQPAYMGHTVPQTMGQRPTTLNSTALEDHGPGWELSYVCCDIEFSCREYKYSLKRAKAHFEEQHQGTPFEVGDEDELGIASTSFDGLQDLILRVATPARPTQESQASPAPTSSSSSSPESPPTLQRAGSAAARARNALRRRRLPEDRELTPPRVPLDHPPPAGLPSPPSPPPPLPSPVHPPLAPPPPSPEPSPGRPPLPDPPPSPAAPCHGAMPLGRRSPGAPDPPPDPPSPGLPPGSPAELPDHLTAWQRQWLPRFIPGTPWDEFIVALDGSVHSRRHRSPQILLGFLVAVLLPRRVTIAGTSGRPQGSSASTDGLLGKR
- the LOC124369525 gene encoding uncharacterized protein LOC124369525, translated to MREVLGSSSPFCSIPEEAIKRHFEASYSSRDGCAGVPPPNCLVPPALHPPPLLDSALPEEVSLLLRRASNTAPGPDGVRYNVWRRRDPTGHVLAAVFNLCIAARRFPPSWKSSSTVLIHKKDNPGDINNWRPIALSNTAGKLLCSLLADRLSRWASDNNLISGAQKGFTPAEGCLEHNFILQELLDDARRRGSELCVAWFDLANAFGSVPHSALLAALRSAGLSQDQLRFIEDLYQGSSTSIRHSRGSTDPIAFGAGVRQGCPLSPILFNLVMEYLIRPLTALEDQHGAVLHGTSVSVLAYADDLALVARSEASLQALLDVVIPAATWVGLRFKPTKCATLHVARRTTRPSVFRIYGAPLRVLGEGDSYQHLGVPTGMKVDQTPVATIARLEAETEAVLRSVLAPWQKLHALRTFIIPQLEFNLKTARIRKTALRSLDSKIKCGVKKIFNVPSRASAELVYLPPSCGGAGLVPLADLSDLAAINHAFRLLTSPDARVASLALEGLAASAGQRSAARAGMEFLVGYLNGDFPGNSNVATTFSAARAALNRLKKRLPDLRWGWCAGRATFQITIPGDRALRIVDRGSRHALSASLRSSLQQHFRATLSAKPDQGRVARVTTTCATANHMLHEGRYTRFADWRFVHRARLNVLPLNGCRRWGVNDRRCRRCGQHDETTAHVLCHCTSSLATGITRRHNAVQDLLVAAIRPAEGVEVRVNQRVPLQALLQGRDDFPEEMVRCRPDVVMIDAHNKIVKIVDIAVPYEDGWRAIEAARERKLDTYGPLARMLTAGGYRTSVDAFIVGSLGAWDSANWGTLARLGVHRRYGTSLSRRCVSEAIRWSRDIYVTHVSGVQQWQD